The Conger conger chromosome 15, fConCon1.1, whole genome shotgun sequence genome contains a region encoding:
- the ptdss2 gene encoding phosphatidylserine synthase 2, which produces MAKPESKTSSVVFGASRSAAAEEQVNNGSLDLSSTGGSHDPAPAAPTTKAKSGKQGSRENGSRRTTESEVFDDGTNTFFWRAHTVTVLFILTCALVYVTLLEETPQDTAYNTKRGIVASILVFLCFGVTQAKDGPFSRPHPAYWRFWLCVTVVYELFLIFILFQTVHDGRQFMKYIDPKLGVALPERDYGGNCLIYDPGNTTDPFHNIWDKLDGFVPAHFLGWYIKTLMIRDWWMCMIISVMFEFLEYSLEHQLPNFSECWWDHWIMDVLVCNGLGIYCGMKTLGWLSMKPYQWQGLWNIPTYKGKIKRIAFQFTPYSWVKFEWKPASNLRRWLAVLGIIFMFLLAELNTFYLKFVLWMPPEHYLVLLRLVFFVNVGGVAMREIYDFMDDPKFHKKLGQQAWLVAAITVTEFLIVVKYDPHTILLPIPFFVTQCWVLGIVLILTWTLWRFFIRDITMRYKETRRRQQEGAVDRSRTPGNASSAPTGRSKLNGSSDSLKHRKS; this is translated from the exons ATGGCTAAACCCGAATCAAAGACAAGCAGCGTGGTCTTCGGGGCCAGCCGATCTGCCGCAGCGGAAGAGCAGGTCAACAACGGGTCACTAGATCTGTCTTCAACCGGGGGGTCCCACGATCCAGCACCGGCAGCACCCACAACCAAAGCAAAATCCGGGAAGCAGGGATCGCGGGAGAACGGTTCGCGACGTACAACAGAGTCTGAAGTATTTGATGACGGAACCAACACCTTCTTCTG gagagcGCACACCGTCACGGTGCTCTTCATTCTCACCTGCGCTCTGGTGTACGTCACCCTGCTGGAGGAGACGCCACAGGACACCGCCTACAACACCAAGCG aGGGATTGTGGCCAGCATTTTGGTGTTCCTCTGCTTTGGGGTGACACAAGCAAAAGATGGTCCCTTTTCCAGACCACATCCAG cataCTGGCGCTTCTGGCTATGTGTTACTGTCGTCTACGAGctcttcctcatcttcatccTGTTCCAG ACCGTCCACGATGGCCGACAGTTCATGAAGTACATCGACCCCAAACTGGGCGTGGCCCTGCCCGAGAGAGACTATGGGGGCAACTGCCTCATCTACGACCCGGGGAACACCACCGACCCCTTCCACAACATCTGG gacaAGTTGGATGGATTTGTGCCGGCCCATTTTCTGGGCTGGTATATCAag aCCCTAATGATCAGGGACTGGTGGATGTGTATGATCATCAGTGTGATGTTTGAGTTTCTGGAGTACAGCCTGGAGCATCAGCTGCCCAACTTCTCTGAGTGCTGGTGGGACCAC TGGATCATGGATGTGTTGGTGTGTAATGGCCTGGGGATCTACTGTGGGATGAAGACTCTGGGCTGGCTCTCCATGAAGCCCTATCAGTGGCAGGGCCTCTGGAACATCCCCACCTACAA GGGGAAGATCAAGCGAATCGCCTTCCAGTTCACGCCCTACAGCTGGGTGAAGTTTGAGTGGAAGCCGGCCTCCAACCTGCGGCGGTGGCTGGCAGTCCTCGGGATCATCTTCATG TTCCTGCTGGCGGAGCTCAACACGTTCTACCTGAAGTTTGTGCTGTGGATGCCTCCGGAACACTACCTGGTGCTCCTGCGCCTTGTCTTCTTCGTCAACGTGGGCGGCGTCGCCATGAGGGAGATCTACGACTTCATGGACGACCC GAAGTTCCATAAGAAGCTGGGCCAGCAGGCGTGGCTGGTGGCGGCCATCACGGTGACCGAGTTCCTGATCGTGGTGAAGTACGACCCCCACACCATCCTGCTGCCCATCCCGTTCTTCGTCACGCAGTGCTGGGTCCTGGGCATCGTCCTCATCCTCACCTGGACGCTGTGGCGGTTCTTCATCCG GGACATCACCATGCGCTACAAGGAGACGCGGCGTCGCCAGCAGGAAGGGGCAGTGGACCGGAGCCGCACCCCCGGCAACGCCAGCTCCGCCCCCACAGGACGCAGCAAACTAAACGGCAGCTCTGATTCGCTGAAGCACAGGAAGTCCTGA
- the LOC133111038 gene encoding L-fucose kinase produces the protein MARQGALDWTVIVLTCQHKDSVYAFQRELEVRQQRGSLPKGALLLTVADPQERLGSGGATLNALLVAAEHLSARAGYTVVTADVLDNAYILILHTGRDFPWDSCGRAFCWLPEQCAAGSVEQPVCCLDLHLSILTHQICSGSPPGVWVCSTDMILALPSIPAMSWDSFYGVRVLSLPGEVTYATSHGVYLTDEQDRVRDIIYKGPEERIRQAMGPDGKVPLVSGPVFFCREVSERLLQMHVTPPLDGCTYLGMDSGAPPLEISLFLDVLRCLCSDVGEELFVSEERRGCASPHGPQGAAVRNARALLWRTLRGTPLTLVYVADGGYDYMTLSGLEHVRRLTKMGSETETLSHVQNVESLGAGSRVINSILEGDIIVSPGAVVQHCHLKGAVHVPSGCLVSGLEQSAVSSVPQLALLNDIIIQGHRVQLGDLHLTVFTVLGAHDDLEASLDDPSATFLNQKWTDFYDRTGIQPGDLGAAGGGGDARPCLLDLCLFPVFESRGGSVGLGWARWLLAGGGAGGGAGGGAWEAGRWRAAWRLSLREVLSCTDQQGELLWREELFFRAARRRTGDALTGRTDRSLLPSIRAAVLGGRQEPLLQALDSVAAGSSEDLGIAARTLACIADVLGCLAGEGRGGLRSGPAANPAWGPAFARLERGDLPGGVQALAEERQNWMSRPDLLVRAARHYEGAGQVLLRQAVMSAQRFVSVGPGNLPPIGEWQEVECPARLDLSGGWSDTPPITFERGGAVVNVAVRVGGRRPIGARARRIEEPRLLLVSSSGGRGGQVATETVCLTLQDLEDHCQPHAPGALLKAVCLCSGLVAFPSQQPLGQQLLQRWGGGVELQSWSLLPHGSGLGTSSILAGALLAAVYLCTGRSFDTDSLIHAVLHLEQTLTTGGGWQDQVGGLVGGVKIARSRACLPLKVEVERLDLSEDFLLSLQQRLLLVYTGKTRLARNLLQDVVRSWYSRLAAIVENTEQLVSNAEECARACAEGSLSRLGSCLDRYWQQKKAMAPGCEPAAVRNMMAALRPLTLGQSLAGAGGGGFLFLLTHEPLQEERVREVLSNTQGLGDFSVHSVEIDMEGVCLLPPSQSSLGPDPGP, from the exons ATGGCTCGCCAGGGGGCGCTCGATTGGACAGTGATCGTCCTTACTTGCCAGCACAAGGATAGTGTGTACGCCTTTCAGAGAG AGTTGGAAGTGCGTCAGCAGCGCGGCTCTCTACCAAAGGGGGCGCTGTTGCTGACGGTAGCCGACCCCCAGGAGCGCCTGGGTAGCGGGGGAGCCACCCTGAATGCCCTGCTGGTGGCAGCGGAGCACCTCAGCGCCAGGGCGGGGTACACT GTGGTGACGGCGGACGTACTGGACAACGCCTACATCCTCATCCTGCACacg gggCGAGACTTCCCGTGGGACAGCTGTGGGCGGGCGTTCTGCTGGCTCCCTGAGCAGTGTGCTGCGGGGTCAGTGGAGCAGCCTGTGTGCTGCCTGGACCTGCATCTGAGCATCCTCACacaccag aTTTGCTCCGGCTCTCCCCCTGGAGTTTGGGTGTGCAGCACAGACATGATCCTGGCGTTACCCAGCATTCCTG caatGTCCTGGGACAGTTTCTATGGAGTTAGAGTGCTGTCTTTGCCTGGGGAGGTGACCTATGCCACCAGTCACGGGGTATACCTCACTGATGAGCAG GACAGAGTGCGTGACATCATCTACAAGGGCCCGGAGGAGAGGATCCGACAAGCCATGGGGCCGGATGGGAAGGTTCCTCTG GTGTCTGGGCCGGTGTTCTTCTGCAGGGAGGTGTCGGAGCGTCTGCTGCAGATGCACGTCACCCCCCCGCTGGACGGCTGCACCTACCTGGGCATGGACTCAGGAGCCCCCCCCTTAGAG atCTCCCTGTTCCTGGACGTGCTGCGGTGCCTGTGCTCGGACGTGGGGGAGGAGCTCTTCGTCAGCGAGGAGAGGCGGGGCTGCGCTTCCCCGCATGGCCCACAGGGGGCGGCGGTGAGGAACGCCAGGGCGCTCCTCTGGAGGACGCTGCGAGGGACCCCCCTCACCCTGG tctACGTTGCAGATGGTGGCTATGACTACATGACCCTCTCTGGCCTGGAGCACGTCAGGCGTCTGACGAAGAtggggagtgagacagagacgCTGTCACACGTACAG AATGTAGAGAGTTTAGGAGCGGGCAGTAGAGTGATAAACAGTATTCTGGAAGGGGACATCATCGTTTCTCCTGGAGCAGTCGTCCAGCACTGTCACCTAAAG GGCGCAGTGCATGTGCCATCCGGTTGTTTAGTGTCGGGGTTGGAGCAGTCCGCGGTGAGCAGTGTTCCACAGCTGGCTCTGCTCAATGACATCATCATTCAGGGACACCGTGTGCAGTTAGGGGATCTGCATCTGACTGTCTTCACTGTGCTGGGTGCACATGACGATCTGgag GCCTCTCTTGACGATCCGTCTGCCACGTTCCTGAACCAGAAGTGGACGGACTTCTACGACCGCACAGGAATTCA gcCTGGGGACctgggggcggcggggggcggTGGAGATGCCCGGCCCTGTCTCCTGGACCTCTGCCTGTTCCCCGTGTTCGAGTCCCGGGGGGGCTCGGTGGGGCTGGGGTGGGCGCGGTGGCTGctggccgggggcggggccgggggcggggccgggggcggggcctgggagGCGGGGCGCTGGCGGGCGGCGTGGAGGCTGTCTCTGAGGGAGGTGCTGTCCTgcactgaccagcagggggagctgctCTGGAGGGAGGAACTGTTTTTCCGCGCCGCGCGTAGGAGGACAGGGGACGCGTTGACGGGACGGACGGACCGCAGCCTCCTCCCCAGCATCAGGGCAGCCGTCCTGGGGGGCAGGCAGGAGCCGCTGCTGCAAGCGCTGGACTCTG TGGCAGCAGGCAGTAGCGAGGACCTCGGCATAGCTGCCCGCACTCTTGCCTGCATAGCGGATGTGCTGGGCTGCCTGGcgggggagggcagggggggcCTGAGGAGTGGGCCGGCCGCGAACCCCGCGTGGGGCCCCGCCTTCGCCCGGCTGGAGAGGGGAGACCTCCCCGGGGGCGTGCAGGCTCTGGCTGAGGAGAGGCAGAACTGGATGAGCAG gccggACCTGCTGGTGCGTGCTGCACGCCACTacgagggggcggggcaggtgCTGCTGCGACAGGCTGTGATGTCAGCACAACGCTTCGTTTCTGTTGGCCCAGGGAATTTGCCACCTATTGGGGAGTGGCAAGAGGTGGAGTGTCCGGCCAGGCTTGACCTATCAG GTGGCTGGAGCGACACCCCACCAATCACGTTCGAGCGTGGAGGCGCTGTGGTGAACGTGGCTGTCAGGGTGGGCGGCCGTCGGCCAATCGGGGCCAGAGCTCGCCGAATCGAGGAGCCTCGGCTCCTGTTGGTCAGCTCCAGCGGTGGGCGGGGCGGCCAGGTTGCCACGGAGACTGTGTGCCTGACCCTACAGGACCTGGAGGACCACTGCCAGCCTCACGCCCCAG GTGCCCTGCTGAAGgcggtgtgtctgtgcagcGGGCTGGTGGCCTTcccttcccagcagcctctggggcagcagctgctgcagcgctggggcggaggggtggagCTCCAGAGCTGGTCCCTCCTCCCCCACGGCTCAGGCCTGG GTACCAGCAGCATCCTGGCGGGGGCTCTGCTGGCCGCAGTGTACCTGTGCACCGGCCGCTCCTTCGACACCGACTCCCTCATCCACGCCGTGCTGCACCTGGAGCAGACCCTGACCACAG GTGGGGGGTGGCAGGACCAGGTCGGGGGACTGGTGGGGGGCGTGAAGATCGCACGCTCCAGGGCCTGTCTGCCCCTGAAGGTGGAAGTGGAGCGTCTGGACCTCTCTGAGGACTTCCTGTTATCACTGCAACAGCGCCTCCTGCTGGTGTACACGGGGAAGACACGCCTGGCTCGCAATCTACTGCAG GATGTGGTGCGGAGCTGGTACAGCCGTCTGGCGGCCATTGTGGAGAACACCGAGCAGCTGGTGAGCAACGCGGAGGAGTGCGCCCGCGCGTGTGccgagg GTTCCCTGTCCAGGTTGGGCTCGTGTTTGGACCGGTACTGGCAGCAGAAGAAGGCCATGGCGCCGGGGTGTGAGCCAGCGGCCGTGAGGAACATGATGGCCGCCCTGCGACCTCTGACCCTGGGCCAGAGCCTGGCGGGGGCCGGGGGAGGAGGCTTCCTCTTTCTGCTGACACACGAgcccctgcaggaggagagagtgagagaggtgctgagtaacacacag GGCCTCGGGGACTTCAGTGTTCACTCAGTGGAGATCGACATGGAGGGGGTCTGCCTGCTGCCCCCGTCCCAGAGCAGTCTCGGGCCTGACCCCGGCCCCTAA